The following coding sequences lie in one Burkholderia cepacia genomic window:
- a CDS encoding EVE domain-containing protein — protein sequence MQYWLMKSEPDEASIDDLANAPQRSLPWTGVRNYQARNFMRDTMKIGDGVLFYHSSCPEPGIAGLAEVSSTPYPDPTQFDPASPYYDPKSTQEAPRWLLVDVRYVKKSPLVPLAALREHDELADMRVLARGNRLSITPVTRTEWRFITEKLMK from the coding sequence TGCAATACTGGCTGATGAAGTCCGAACCGGACGAAGCAAGCATCGACGATCTCGCCAACGCACCGCAGCGCTCGCTGCCGTGGACCGGCGTGCGCAACTATCAGGCGCGCAATTTCATGCGCGACACGATGAAGATCGGCGACGGCGTGCTGTTCTATCACTCGAGCTGCCCCGAGCCGGGCATCGCTGGCCTCGCCGAAGTATCGTCGACGCCCTACCCCGATCCCACGCAGTTCGATCCGGCAAGCCCCTATTACGACCCGAAATCGACGCAGGAAGCGCCGCGCTGGCTGCTCGTCGACGTGCGCTACGTGAAAAAGTCGCCGCTCGTGCCGCTCGCCGCACTGCGCGAACACGACGAACTCGCCGACATGCGCGTGCTGGCTCGCGGCAACCGGTTGTCGATCACACCCGTGACGCGCACCGAATGGCGCTTCATCACCGAAAAGCTGATGAAGTAG
- a CDS encoding SIMPL domain-containing protein (The SIMPL domain is named for its presence in mouse protein SIMPL (signalling molecule that associates with mouse pelle-like kinase). Bacterial member BP26, from Brucella, was shown to assemble into a channel-like structure, while YggE from E. coli has been associated with resistance to oxidative stress.), whose product MTKKSALALSLALAAAVPVALTLASPAAHAQTANPHFPEPAGVLSLSSQASADVPQDIIHITLFYEQQAKDPGSLTAQLNQRADAALSQAKGVSGVTAHTGAFSVYPSTDRDGKISAWRGRTEVALESRDFAAASKLAGQLSNLMQVANVEFSLSPEAQRTAEQKLTTEAIKSFRARADEAAKAFGYSSYTIRDVNVGSGRNVQPYPRMMAMAAAPMDSAKMSAPIAVEGGKATVSVTVNGSVQMK is encoded by the coding sequence ATGACCAAGAAATCCGCACTCGCGCTGTCGCTCGCCCTCGCCGCCGCCGTTCCCGTCGCGCTGACGCTCGCGTCGCCGGCCGCGCACGCGCAGACCGCAAACCCGCATTTCCCCGAGCCGGCGGGCGTGCTGTCGCTGTCGTCGCAGGCCAGCGCCGACGTGCCGCAGGACATCATCCACATCACGCTGTTCTACGAGCAGCAGGCCAAGGATCCGGGCAGCCTCACGGCGCAGTTGAACCAGCGCGCCGACGCAGCGCTGTCGCAGGCGAAGGGCGTGTCGGGCGTCACGGCGCACACGGGTGCGTTCTCCGTGTATCCGAGCACCGATCGCGACGGCAAGATCTCCGCGTGGCGCGGCCGTACCGAAGTGGCGCTCGAATCGCGCGATTTCGCCGCGGCGTCGAAGCTCGCGGGCCAGTTGTCGAACCTGATGCAGGTCGCGAACGTCGAGTTCTCGCTGTCGCCTGAAGCGCAGCGCACGGCCGAGCAGAAGCTCACGACCGAGGCGATCAAGTCGTTCCGCGCACGCGCGGACGAAGCCGCGAAGGCGTTCGGCTACAGCAGCTACACGATTCGCGACGTGAACGTCGGCAGCGGCCGCAACGTGCAGCCGTACCCGCGCATGATGGCGATGGCCGCAGCACCGATGGACAGCGCGAAGATGAGCGCGCCGATCGCGGTCGAAGGCGGCAAGGCCACCGTGTCGGTTACCGTCAACGGCTCGGTGCAGATGAAGTAA
- the lgt gene encoding prolipoprotein diacylglyceryl transferase, whose protein sequence is MIIHPNFDPVAIHLGPLAVRWYGLMYLVGFIAAIVVGRIRLKLPHVAAQGWTAKDIDDMMFYGVLGTVLGGRFGYVLFYKADFYFSHPLDVFKVWEGGMSFHGGFLGVTLAMMLFAWQRKRHWLQVTDFVAPMVPTGLAAGRLGNFINGELWGRVTDPSAPWAMLFPGAMRDDAAWLPKHPELVEKWHLADVFMQYQMLPRHPSQLYEIVLEGIVLFFALFFFSRKSRPMGAVSALFLIGYGLARFTVEFAREPDDFLGLLALGLSMGQWLSLPMILVGVALMVWAYRRRAANAAV, encoded by the coding sequence ATGATCATTCACCCGAATTTCGACCCCGTTGCGATCCATCTCGGGCCGCTGGCCGTACGCTGGTACGGCCTCATGTATCTCGTCGGCTTCATCGCGGCGATCGTCGTCGGCCGGATCCGCCTGAAGCTGCCGCACGTCGCGGCGCAGGGCTGGACTGCCAAGGACATCGACGACATGATGTTCTACGGCGTGCTCGGCACCGTGCTCGGCGGCCGGTTCGGCTACGTGCTGTTCTACAAGGCCGATTTCTATTTCTCGCATCCGCTCGACGTGTTCAAGGTGTGGGAAGGCGGCATGTCGTTTCACGGCGGCTTCCTCGGCGTCACGCTCGCGATGATGCTGTTCGCGTGGCAGCGCAAGCGCCACTGGCTGCAGGTCACCGATTTCGTCGCGCCGATGGTGCCGACGGGGCTCGCGGCCGGGCGGCTCGGCAACTTCATCAACGGCGAGCTGTGGGGCCGCGTGACCGATCCGTCCGCACCGTGGGCGATGCTGTTCCCGGGCGCGATGCGCGACGATGCGGCGTGGCTGCCGAAGCATCCGGAACTCGTCGAGAAGTGGCATCTCGCCGACGTGTTCATGCAGTACCAGATGCTGCCGCGGCATCCTTCGCAGCTCTATGAAATCGTGCTCGAAGGCATCGTGCTGTTCTTCGCGCTGTTCTTCTTCTCGCGCAAGTCGCGGCCGATGGGCGCCGTGTCCGCGCTGTTCCTGATCGGCTACGGCCTCGCACGCTTCACGGTCGAGTTCGCGCGCGAGCCCGACGACTTCCTCGGCCTGCTTGCGCTCGGCCTGTCGATGGGGCAGTGGTTGTCGCTGCCGATGATCCTCGTGGGTGTCGCGCTGATGGTCTGGGCGTATCGCCGTCGCGCGGCAAACGCTGCGGTGTGA
- a CDS encoding LysR substrate-binding domain-containing protein gives MADPTPDLRQWRYFATVAEERHFGRAAERLSMTQPPLSQAIRALEDALGVALFVRTKRSVALTAVGAALLPDVRRLLASADALPPLARRLARGEAGSLSLAFVSTADYGLLPSLLRAFGARYPQVRLQLAEATSDVQIDELVAGRIDAGLVIPPVPPRHAAGLSYLPVVREPLVVAMPAAASDAPEDEPVHLAEVAALPLVIFPRRLAPGFYDIITGCYGAAGETPRIGQEAIQMQTIVSLVSAGMGVALVPQSLRNLRRTGVVYRPLAGYAPAVETGLVWRTGDVSPVLAGFIDVVRAQGLAA, from the coding sequence ATGGCCGATCCGACACCCGACCTGCGCCAGTGGCGCTATTTCGCGACCGTCGCCGAAGAGCGCCATTTCGGCCGCGCGGCCGAGCGCCTGTCGATGACGCAGCCGCCGCTGTCGCAAGCGATCCGCGCACTCGAGGACGCGCTGGGCGTCGCGCTGTTCGTGCGCACCAAGCGCTCGGTGGCGCTGACGGCGGTCGGTGCGGCGCTGTTGCCCGACGTGCGCCGGCTGCTGGCGTCGGCCGATGCGCTGCCGCCGCTCGCGCGGCGGCTCGCGCGCGGCGAGGCCGGCTCGCTGTCGCTCGCGTTCGTGTCGACCGCCGATTACGGGCTGCTGCCGTCGCTGCTGCGCGCGTTCGGCGCACGTTATCCGCAGGTTCGGTTGCAACTCGCGGAGGCGACGAGCGACGTGCAGATCGACGAGCTCGTCGCCGGCCGCATCGACGCGGGGCTCGTCATTCCGCCGGTGCCGCCGCGCCACGCAGCCGGCCTGTCGTACCTGCCCGTGGTGCGCGAGCCGCTGGTGGTCGCGATGCCGGCAGCGGCGTCGGATGCACCCGAAGACGAACCCGTGCATCTCGCCGAAGTGGCCGCGTTGCCGCTCGTGATCTTTCCGCGCCGTTTGGCGCCCGGCTTTTATGACATCATTACGGGCTGCTACGGCGCGGCGGGGGAAACCCCGCGCATCGGCCAGGAGGCGATCCAGATGCAGACGATCGTCAGTCTCGTGTCGGCCGGCATGGGCGTCGCACTGGTGCCGCAATCGCTGCGTAACCTGCGGCGCACCGGCGTGGTCTACCGGCCGCTTGCCGGTTATGCGCCGGCCGTCGAGACAGGCCTCGTGTGGCGCACGGGCGACGTGAGCCCCGTGCTGGCCGGCTTCATCGACGTCGTGCGCGCGCAGGGCCTTGCCGCGTGA
- the ilvD gene encoding dihydroxy-acid dehydratase: MSYNRRSKHITQGVARSPNRSMYYALGYQKDDFDKPMVGIANGHSTITPCNSGLQRLSDAAVEAVKASGANPQIFGTPTISDGMSMGTEGMKYSLVSREVIADCIETCVQGQWMDGVVVVGGCDKNMPGGMIALARLNVPGIYVYGGTIRPGHWKGRDLTIVSSFEAVGEFTAGRMSQEDFEGVEKNACPTSGSCGGMYTANTMSSSFEALGMSLLYSSTMANPDQEKVDSAAESARVLVEAVKRDLKPRDIITKEAIENAVSVIMATGGSTNAVLHYLAIAHAAEVDWTIDDFERIRKRVPVICDLKPSGKYVATDLHQAGGIPQVLKILLDAGLLHGDCMTITGRTIADELKDVPSVPRADQDVIYPIDRALYKEGHLAILKGNLAEDGAVAKITGLKNPVITGPARVFDDEQSAMDAILGDRIRAGDILVLRYLGPQGGPGMPEMLAPTSAIIGKGLGESVGFITDGRFSGGTWGMVVGHVAPEAFVGGTIALVQEGDSITIDAHRLLLELNVDDAELARRRAAWQQPAPRYTRGVLAKFAALAQPANKGAVTG, encoded by the coding sequence ATGTCGTACAACCGTCGCTCGAAGCACATCACGCAAGGCGTGGCCCGTTCGCCGAACCGCTCGATGTATTACGCACTCGGCTACCAGAAGGACGATTTCGACAAGCCGATGGTCGGCATCGCGAACGGCCATTCGACGATCACGCCCTGCAATTCCGGCCTGCAGCGCCTGTCGGACGCGGCAGTCGAGGCCGTGAAGGCGTCCGGCGCGAACCCGCAGATCTTCGGCACGCCGACGATTTCGGACGGCATGTCGATGGGCACCGAGGGGATGAAGTACTCGCTCGTGTCGCGCGAGGTAATCGCCGACTGCATCGAGACCTGCGTACAGGGCCAGTGGATGGACGGCGTGGTGGTGGTCGGCGGCTGCGACAAGAACATGCCGGGCGGCATGATCGCGCTCGCGCGCCTGAACGTGCCGGGCATCTACGTGTACGGCGGCACGATCCGCCCCGGCCACTGGAAGGGCCGCGACCTGACGATCGTGTCGTCGTTCGAGGCCGTCGGCGAATTCACCGCGGGCCGGATGTCGCAGGAAGATTTCGAAGGGGTCGAGAAAAACGCGTGCCCGACGTCGGGGTCGTGCGGCGGCATGTACACCGCGAACACGATGAGCTCGTCGTTCGAGGCGCTCGGGATGTCGCTGCTGTATTCGTCGACGATGGCGAACCCCGACCAGGAGAAGGTCGATTCGGCCGCCGAATCGGCGCGCGTGCTCGTCGAGGCCGTGAAGCGCGACCTGAAGCCGCGCGACATCATCACGAAGGAAGCGATCGAGAATGCGGTGTCGGTGATCATGGCGACCGGCGGCTCGACCAATGCGGTGCTGCACTATCTCGCGATCGCGCACGCGGCCGAGGTCGACTGGACGATCGACGACTTCGAGCGCATCCGCAAGCGCGTGCCGGTGATCTGCGACCTGAAGCCGTCCGGGAAGTATGTCGCGACCGATCTGCACCAGGCCGGCGGGATTCCGCAGGTGCTGAAGATCCTGCTCGATGCGGGGCTGCTGCACGGCGACTGCATGACGATCACGGGCCGCACGATCGCCGACGAACTGAAGGACGTGCCGAGCGTGCCGCGCGCCGACCAGGACGTGATCTACCCGATCGACCGCGCGCTGTACAAGGAAGGCCACCTGGCGATCCTGAAGGGCAATCTCGCGGAAGACGGCGCGGTCGCGAAGATCACCGGCCTGAAGAACCCGGTGATCACGGGCCCAGCCCGCGTGTTCGACGACGAACAGAGCGCGATGGATGCGATCCTCGGCGACCGGATCCGTGCCGGCGACATCCTCGTGCTGCGCTATCTCGGCCCGCAGGGCGGCCCCGGCATGCCCGAAATGCTCGCGCCGACGTCCGCGATCATCGGCAAGGGGCTCGGCGAATCGGTCGGCTTCATCACGGACGGCCGCTTCTCGGGCGGCACCTGGGGCATGGTGGTCGGCCACGTCGCGCCGGAGGCGTTCGTCGGCGGCACGATCGCGCTCGTGCAGGAAGGTGACTCGATCACGATCGACGCGCACCGGCTGCTGCTGGAGCTGAATGTCGACGACGCGGAACTCGCGCGCCGCCGCGCCGCGTGGCAACAGCCGGCGCCGCGCTACACGCGCGGCGTGCTCGCGAAATTCGCCGCGCTGGCCCAGCCGGCGAACAAGGGGGCCGTCACCGGTTGA